The Apibacter raozihei DNA segment ACCCTAAAGGTCATGTCTTAAGCAAACAAGATACAATTGAAAAATATATTTATATAGTTACTCGAGGCATTATAAGAGCCTACCGGATTATTAACGGCGAAGAGGTTACCTTTTGGATCGGAGAAGAAGGAAGTATCGCATGCTCAATGAGGAATTATGTTGAAAATAAACCAAGCTATGAAAATATTGAGACTCTTGAAAATTGTACACTATTCAGAATCAAGATAAGCGACCTTACTTGTTTATATGATAAAAATATTGAAATTGCTAACTGGGGCAGGAAATTTATTGAATATGAAATTATTAAAACCGAAAACAAATTAATTCACCAACTTTATCTTTCCGCAAAAGAGAGATATAATCTTCTACTCAAGGAAAGACCTCAGTTATTGCAAAGATTACCGTTAAGTATTATTGCCAGTTACCTTGGAATTACTCAAGTTTCCTTAAGCAGAATACGGGGCATGAAATAAGTTAAATTGAAAAATTTACTTTTTTACCTGGGCAATTGAAAAAATTCCTCTATAGCTTTTCGCCGATAGGTAAATATATCTTCCACCTTTTTAGATATAAACAGCTTCCCCATCCATTTTCCAAAAAATCCGTATGGAAGCTGATAATTAAGAATATCTTTCATTAAAACTCCCTGATCATTTTCTGTGAAGAAATGTTCATGATGCCATACTTTGTAAGGCCCCTGTAACTGTGTATCCACAAAATACTTCTTATTTTCCACCTGAGAGATTTCCGTTACCCAGGTCAGGGGGATTGAAAATAAAGGACTTACCGTATATTCAATAATTTGTCCGGCATACGCATCTGTTAAGTTTGGCGTTTTAATAATAAAATTCATTTCTTTGGGTGTAATTTTGCTAAGATTTACGGGTTTTGAAAAAAAATCCCAGGCATCATCTAATGATATAGGCAACTGTTGCTCCCGAATAAGTGTAACCATTTTTGTTTTAGTATTAATTAAATTCAGCTTAATAGATAACAATTGTCATACCTTAATTTTCAATTCATCCTAATTAATTTATTTTTTTTCAATTTCCTACTATTTATTTCTAATTTAAACAAATTATCAGGCATTTGTAAAAATCGAGCTCAGATTACTTTTTTCTTCAAATCAAAATCACTAAAATTGTAATCAATTGTAACTAATCATTTATGAAAGTAGTAAAATTCGGAGGAACCTCGGTAGGTTCCGGAGAGAGTATCCGTTGTATTTTAAATATTTTACAACAGAAAAATTCGTCAGGAGAAAAATTTATTGTTGTTTCTTCCGCAATGAGCGGAATAACCAATCTCTTAACGGAATTAGCTCAAACGGCATCTACGGGAAACGACTACAAATCCGGACTTACTGAAATTGAGCAAAAACACTTTGCTGTTGTTAAGGAAATGATTGAGGTTAAAAATCAAAATCCTGTTTTTACTCAGATTAAAATATTTATTAATGAGCTTGAAGATTTACTTCAGGGGGTGTATAGCTTAAGAGAGCTTAGTCTTCAAAGTAAAGATTTAATTTTAAGCTATGGAGAAAAATGTTCCACTTTTCTGCTTAGCCAGATTGCCAGACAATATTTTGCGGAAAGTATGTTTGTTGATGCTACACAGCTGATTAAAACGGACAGTAATTTTGGAAATGCAAAAGTAGACATACCGAGAACAGAGGAAATAATTCGTGAATTTGTATCGTCACATAAGGAGAAAATGCTTTTTGTGACCGGATTTATTGCCTCTAACGATGAAAACAGAACAACCACATTAGGCAGAGGCGGAAGCGATTATACAGCGGCAATTATAGGTGCGGCTGTGGAAGCGAAAGAAATTGAATTATGGTCAGACGTGGACGGTATGCTTACTGCTGATCCACGGGTGGTGAAAAAGGCCTTTTCTTTATCTGAACTTTCTTATACCGAAGCTATGGAATTATCATATTTTGGTGCCAAGGTTATTTATCCTCCTGCTATGATTCCTGCTTTTGGTAAAAAAATACCTATTCTGCTAAAAAACACATTCAATACAGAGTTTCAAGGTACCCGAGTTCAGGAATGCATAGAAAAAACACCTTATCCGATCAAGGGTATTTCCTCTATCAATGAAATAAGCCTTTTCAATATTACCGGAAGTGGCATGATAGGGAAAATTGGTTTTAGTGGTAAATTATTTTCGTTATTGGCACGTGAGCAAATTAATGTGATATTAATTACTCAATCTTCTTCAGAACATAGCATAACTTTTGCCATTGAACCTAAAGATATGGCTAAGGCACGAGCTCTTTTCCATTCAGAATTTGAACTTGAGCTGGAAACTAATAAACTGAATCCGCCTATTATAGAGGAACATCTTTCCGTATTGGCTATCGTAGGTGAAAACATGAAACAAACTCCGGGAATATCAGGAAAACTATTTCATGCCCTGGGGCGTAACGGAATCAACATTCATGCAATAGCTCAGGGATCTTCCGAATATAATATTTCTGTAATTATCAAAAGAAAAAATATTTCCAAAGCTCTTAATACCGTACACGATGCGTTTTTTAAAGAACTTACCAAGACGCTACACGTATTTAGCATTGGAACCGGAAATATCGGATCTACCTTGTTTGAACAGATTCAGAAACAAAGCTCTTTCCTGCGTGAAAATAATGATATTGAAATTAAAGTTGCCGGAATTGCCAACTCGAGAAAAATGCTTATTAATGAGGATGGTATTGAGCTGAATCAATGGAAAGATTTGCTAGATCAACAAGGTGAAACTGCCAGTCTGGAAGAATTTGTGAATAGAATTAAACTTTTAAATTTATCTAATTGTGTATTTATTGATAACACAGCCAGTCCAGTACCTGGTAAATTCTATCATCAGCTTTTTGAATCTAATGTTTCGGTCGTTACATGTAATAAAATAGCTAATTCTTCTTCATATAAAGAGTATAAATTATTGAAGGATACTGCCCGAAGACGAGGGGTAGACTTTTTCTATGAAACCAATGTAGGTGCAGGTCTTCCAATTATCAGAACGTTAAAAGATTTAATGACCAGTGGAGATAGAATTCTGAAAATTGAAGCTATCCTGAGTGGTACAATTTCTTATATATTTAATAACTTTACCGGTGATGCCTCATTTTACGATGTGGTTAAAAAAGCTCAGGAACTTGGTTTCACAGAACCGGATCCCCGAGATGATTTAAGCGGTAAAGACTTTATGAGAAAAGTCATGATCCTTGCACGA contains these protein-coding regions:
- a CDS encoding SRPBCC family protein; amino-acid sequence: MVTLIREQQLPISLDDAWDFFSKPVNLSKITPKEMNFIIKTPNLTDAYAGQIIEYTVSPLFSIPLTWVTEISQVENKKYFVDTQLQGPYKVWHHEHFFTENDQGVLMKDILNYQLPYGFFGKWMGKLFISKKVEDIFTYRRKAIEEFFQLPR
- the thrA gene encoding bifunctional aspartate kinase/homoserine dehydrogenase I is translated as MKVVKFGGTSVGSGESIRCILNILQQKNSSGEKFIVVSSAMSGITNLLTELAQTASTGNDYKSGLTEIEQKHFAVVKEMIEVKNQNPVFTQIKIFINELEDLLQGVYSLRELSLQSKDLILSYGEKCSTFLLSQIARQYFAESMFVDATQLIKTDSNFGNAKVDIPRTEEIIREFVSSHKEKMLFVTGFIASNDENRTTTLGRGGSDYTAAIIGAAVEAKEIELWSDVDGMLTADPRVVKKAFSLSELSYTEAMELSYFGAKVIYPPAMIPAFGKKIPILLKNTFNTEFQGTRVQECIEKTPYPIKGISSINEISLFNITGSGMIGKIGFSGKLFSLLAREQINVILITQSSSEHSITFAIEPKDMAKARALFHSEFELELETNKLNPPIIEEHLSVLAIVGENMKQTPGISGKLFHALGRNGINIHAIAQGSSEYNISVIIKRKNISKALNTVHDAFFKELTKTLHVFSIGTGNIGSTLFEQIQKQSSFLRENNDIEIKVAGIANSRKMLINEDGIELNQWKDLLDQQGETASLEEFVNRIKLLNLSNCVFIDNTASPVPGKFYHQLFESNVSVVTCNKIANSSSYKEYKLLKDTARRRGVDFFYETNVGAGLPIIRTLKDLMTSGDRILKIEAILSGTISYIFNNFTGDASFYDVVKKAQELGFTEPDPRDDLSGKDFMRKVMILARDAGHTTEEKDVKLGAILPESCIAASSVDAFYEELKNSDAYFNDLKEKARKENKVLRYIGKLEDGKASVNLEMVDSSHPFYNLSGSDNIISFTTERYKFNPLVVKGPGAGAEVTAAGVFADLINVGAS
- a CDS encoding Crp/Fnr family transcriptional regulator gives rise to the protein MELQQALLSIHPLSENSLHELMHSWDLSTYPKGHVLSKQDTIEKYIYIVTRGIIRAYRIINGEEVTFWIGEEGSIACSMRNYVENKPSYENIETLENCTLFRIKISDLTCLYDKNIEIANWGRKFIEYEIIKTENKLIHQLYLSAKERYNLLLKERPQLLQRLPLSIIASYLGITQVSLSRIRGMK